From Gemmatimonadaceae bacterium, the proteins below share one genomic window:
- a CDS encoding mechanosensitive ion channel family protein — protein MRRFSLISCFLLLPAVLGAQLLQRPTQPPDSAVDSVPPVVVDSASPRAAVTAFLQLTRSANYERAAGYLELTQPEYSARGEDLARRLKAVLDSKLWIDLERVSPVAIGDTADGLPRNREELGVIPADGDREVAIRLARIVDGNGRRWAFSQATVSEVDGLYEALPDNWIREHLPLRMLNEGPFDILYWQWIALLVLVPIAALAGLTLSAPTRSLLKKLVSRTDTDFDDKLVDSARGPLILLWGVVASRVLLRWIALAAPAQAFVVDLQTALATVALFWILLRAIGVLQDDLPGSKWTESHPALKSLIPLAARIGRIVVLFIGVLTIISQFGYPIATILAGLGIGGIAIALGAQKSLEHFFGSVSIGVDQPFAIGDWVKVGEVAGSIEAIGLRSTRIRTMDRTLVSIPNGQLSESQTENFGQRDRIRLAGVLGVEYGTSAATMRLLRDGIEKILRAHPLCWQERVQVAFSNFGAYSLDIEFFCWLETTQIDEFRAARHELFLQMMEFVEGNGAGFAFPTQTVHVLRPGDPTQGS, from the coding sequence ATGCGACGTTTCAGCCTGATTTCGTGCTTCCTCCTGCTGCCGGCGGTGCTTGGCGCACAGCTCCTGCAGCGCCCAACGCAGCCTCCTGACTCGGCCGTGGATTCGGTGCCGCCGGTGGTGGTGGACTCCGCCTCGCCGCGCGCCGCCGTGACGGCCTTCCTCCAGCTCACCCGCTCGGCCAACTACGAGCGGGCGGCGGGCTACCTAGAGCTGACGCAGCCGGAATACTCGGCGCGCGGCGAGGACCTGGCCCGGCGATTGAAGGCTGTCTTGGACTCGAAGCTCTGGATCGATCTTGAGCGCGTGTCGCCCGTGGCCATCGGTGACACGGCGGACGGACTGCCGCGCAACCGGGAGGAGCTGGGCGTCATCCCCGCCGATGGGGATCGCGAGGTGGCGATTCGACTCGCGCGAATCGTCGATGGCAACGGCAGGCGCTGGGCGTTCTCGCAGGCGACTGTCAGCGAGGTCGATGGATTGTACGAAGCGCTGCCAGACAATTGGATTCGTGAGCATCTGCCGCTGCGGATGTTGAACGAGGGACCATTCGACATCCTGTACTGGCAGTGGATTGCCTTGTTGGTGCTGGTGCCGATTGCTGCGTTGGCCGGCCTCACCCTCAGCGCGCCGACGCGCTCGCTCCTGAAAAAGCTGGTGTCGCGCACCGACACGGACTTCGACGACAAGCTGGTGGACTCGGCGCGCGGTCCGTTGATCCTGCTCTGGGGCGTGGTGGCGTCGCGCGTCCTGTTGCGTTGGATTGCGTTGGCGGCGCCGGCGCAGGCATTCGTGGTGGACCTACAGACGGCGCTGGCCACGGTGGCCTTGTTCTGGATCCTGTTGCGTGCCATCGGTGTGCTGCAGGACGACCTGCCGGGTTCGAAGTGGACCGAATCGCACCCGGCGCTCAAGTCGTTGATCCCGCTGGCGGCGCGCATCGGCCGCATCGTCGTGCTGTTCATCGGCGTGCTGACCATCATCTCGCAGTTCGGCTACCCGATCGCGACCATCCTTGCCGGCCTTGGCATCGGTGGTATTGCGATTGCGCTGGGTGCGCAGAAGTCGCTGGAGCACTTCTTCGGGTCGGTCAGCATCGGTGTGGACCAGCCCTTTGCCATCGGGGACTGGGTCAAGGTCGGCGAGGTGGCGGGCTCGATCGAGGCCATCGGCCTCCGGTCCACGCGCATCCGCACGATGGATCGCACACTGGTGTCCATCCCCAACGGGCAGCTGTCCGAGTCACAGACGGAGAACTTCGGGCAGCGCGATCGTATCCGGCTCGCGGGCGTGCTCGGGGTCGAGTACGGCACGTCGGCCGCGACGATGCGTCTCCTGCGCGACGGCATCGAGAAGATCCTGCGCGCGCATCCGCTATGCTGGCAGGAGCGCGTGCAGGTGGCGTTCTCGAACTTTGGCGCCTACTCGCTGGACATCGAGTTCTTCTGCTGGCTCGAGACGACGCAGATCGACGAGTTCCGCGCGGCGCGGCACGAGCTCTTCCTGCAGATGATGGAGTTCGTGGAGGGCAACGGCGCCGGCTTCGCGTTTCCGACGCAGACGGTGCACGTGCTCAGGCCGGGGGATCCGACGCAGGGGAGCTAG
- a CDS encoding acyl-CoA dehydrogenase family protein yields MSASANANTPHLANPDENPSFTRGVFQGEIHEDLLFPFPEPTAEDKETLSQILDAFRSWAADTLDPATLDHDGKFPDAVRQGMAELGLMGLNIPEAYGGFGASAMVFNRVFGEIGAHDASLAVYFGAHQSIGIKGIILFGTEDQKQRWLPRCASGELIGAFCLTEPGSGSDAQAMLSTAVPSEDGSHYVLNGTKIWISNAGYAGVLTVFAKVPVVIDGKQKQRVTAFIVDAKAPGISLGKIEEKMGIKASDTRTITLENVKVPKEDLLGDIGGGFKIALEILNSGRLGLSAGSSRGTREMMKHAIDYAKQREQFGRPIASFEMIQRKIAAAAADCYAADAGWMLCAGMVDKGGVDFSLETACCKIYASELAFRTANEALQIAGGIGYSKEYPYERAVRDSRINLIFEGTNEILRALIALMGLQQPGEELKKVGKAFKDPLRNIGAISSYVTGRAKRTLTKKHFSKVHEALEDEAELVEDNIHGLALAVEKALIEHGKDIIERQMLQERMANAAIDIYLSTAVLSRASSAVAKHGVEAASADLDAARIFIPMAMRRARRAIRAIEKNQDERLRGLAQRALDTGDLTVPTPTDA; encoded by the coding sequence ATGAGCGCCAGCGCGAACGCCAACACCCCGCACCTCGCCAACCCCGACGAGAACCCGTCCTTTACCCGCGGCGTGTTCCAGGGCGAGATCCACGAGGACCTGCTCTTCCCCTTCCCCGAGCCGACGGCCGAGGACAAGGAGACGCTGTCGCAGATCCTCGACGCGTTCCGTTCCTGGGCCGCCGACACGCTCGACCCCGCCACGCTCGACCACGACGGCAAGTTCCCCGACGCCGTGCGCCAGGGCATGGCCGAGCTGGGCCTGATGGGCCTCAACATCCCCGAGGCCTACGGCGGCTTCGGCGCCTCGGCGATGGTCTTCAACCGCGTCTTCGGCGAGATCGGCGCGCACGACGCCTCGCTGGCCGTGTACTTCGGCGCGCACCAGAGCATCGGCATCAAGGGCATCATCCTCTTCGGCACGGAGGACCAGAAGCAGCGCTGGCTTCCGCGCTGCGCCTCCGGCGAGCTCATCGGCGCGTTTTGTTTGACCGAACCAGGGTCCGGTTCCGACGCGCAAGCGATGCTCAGCACGGCGGTGCCTTCCGAAGATGGCTCGCACTACGTGCTCAACGGCACGAAGATCTGGATCTCCAACGCGGGCTACGCGGGCGTGCTCACCGTCTTCGCCAAGGTCCCGGTCGTCATCGACGGCAAGCAGAAGCAGCGCGTCACCGCCTTCATCGTCGACGCCAAGGCCCCCGGCATCTCCCTCGGCAAGATCGAGGAGAAGATGGGCATCAAGGCCAGCGACACACGCACGATTACGCTCGAGAACGTGAAGGTCCCCAAGGAAGACCTGCTCGGCGACATCGGCGGCGGCTTCAAGATTGCGTTGGAGATCCTCAACTCCGGCCGCCTCGGCCTCTCCGCCGGCTCCTCGCGCGGCACGCGCGAGATGATGAAGCACGCCATCGACTACGCCAAGCAGCGCGAGCAGTTCGGGCGGCCCATCGCCTCGTTCGAGATGATCCAGCGCAAGATCGCGGCGGCCGCCGCCGACTGTTACGCGGCGGACGCCGGCTGGATGCTCTGTGCCGGCATGGTCGACAAGGGCGGCGTGGACTTCTCGCTCGAGACGGCCTGCTGCAAGATCTACGCATCGGAGCTGGCCTTCCGCACCGCGAACGAAGCGCTGCAGATCGCCGGCGGCATCGGCTACTCCAAGGAGTATCCGTATGAGCGCGCGGTCCGCGACTCACGCATCAACCTGATCTTCGAAGGGACCAACGAGATTCTGCGCGCACTCATCGCGCTGATGGGCCTGCAGCAGCCCGGCGAGGAACTCAAGAAGGTCGGCAAGGCCTTCAAGGATCCCCTGCGCAACATCGGCGCGATCTCCAGCTACGTCACCGGCCGCGCCAAGCGCACGCTGACCAAGAAGCACTTCTCCAAGGTGCACGAGGCCCTCGAGGACGAGGCGGAACTTGTCGAGGACAACATCCACGGGCTGGCCCTCGCCGTGGAGAAGGCGTTGATCGAGCACGGCAAGGACATCATCGAACGCCAGATGCTGCAGGAACGCATGGCCAATGCGGCCATCGACATCTACCTGAGCACGGCCGTCCTCTCGCGCGCCAGCAGTGCCGTCGCCAAGCACGGCGTGGAAGCCGCGTCCGCCGATCTCGATGCCGCGCGCATCTTCATCCCGATGGCCATGCGCCGCGCGCGCCGCGCCATTCGTGCCATTGAGAAGAACCAGGACGAGCGCCTCCGCGGCCTCGCCCAACGCGCCCTCGACACCGGCGACCTCACCGTCCCCACCCCGACCGACGCGTGA
- a CDS encoding ATP-binding cassette domain-containing protein, with amino-acid sequence MSLLSISGLGISFGATELLKNVTFTVGEGDRWGIIGRNGAGKSSLFKIITEDLKPTVGSVARKPGLRHALLDQHRAFEGATTVWEAAAAAWREVIALEKSIAEQAIQLGEMGEKVTDDFLEKFGRDQERFADLGGYVYHARVDAVLQGLGFDAEESKTRLVSTLSGGERGRVGLAAQLIAPADLLLLDEPTNHLDLDTTTWLQDWLKECDETIIVVSHDRAFLDAICTHILHIEARTSEWYKGNYSEFVPQRAERRLTRERELQRQIAYVKKEEEYIRRNIAGVNSFQAKGKRKRLERLPRLAPPPGDPAAMSLRFEPNERGGDQVVAIKELSVEVPGRVLVEPFTAVLRRNDFVALVGPNGAGKSTFIRTILGDLPAASGESKVGSSITPAWFRQDLADLPLRKSLHDAILDQRPLWSRGAVQNHLGAFGFSGDEVFREIGTLSGGERARMAMALITLSHANLLVLDEPTNHLDVENIEALEDALEDYEGSVLLVSHDRAFLREVATRVWFFDGTKLVDFDGPFIEWETWRKDKAAQSARAESEAAERKRAAEKEKAKKRAANQEDDHAAKRAHKRAVEDAEAAANRWEERVKELEAQLADTDLYDGSAEGAQTAARLDQELAKARTALDEAMAAWAEAAEALSIDP; translated from the coding sequence GTGAGCCTGCTGTCCATCTCCGGCCTCGGCATTTCGTTCGGGGCCACCGAACTCCTCAAGAACGTCACCTTCACCGTCGGCGAGGGTGACCGTTGGGGCATCATCGGCCGCAACGGTGCCGGCAAGAGCTCGCTGTTCAAGATCATCACCGAGGACCTGAAGCCCACGGTGGGCTCGGTCGCGCGCAAGCCGGGCCTCCGGCACGCGCTGCTCGACCAACACCGCGCCTTCGAGGGCGCCACCACCGTGTGGGAGGCGGCGGCCGCCGCCTGGCGCGAGGTCATCGCGCTGGAGAAGTCCATCGCCGAGCAGGCCATCCAGCTTGGCGAGATGGGTGAGAAGGTCACCGACGACTTCCTCGAGAAGTTCGGCCGCGATCAGGAGCGCTTCGCCGACCTCGGCGGCTACGTCTACCACGCCCGCGTGGATGCCGTGCTCCAAGGCCTCGGCTTCGACGCCGAGGAGTCCAAGACGCGGCTGGTCTCTACGCTATCCGGCGGCGAGCGCGGCCGCGTCGGCCTCGCCGCGCAGCTCATCGCGCCCGCCGACCTGCTGCTGCTCGACGAGCCCACCAACCACCTCGACCTCGACACCACGACCTGGCTGCAGGACTGGCTCAAGGAATGCGATGAGACCATCATCGTCGTCTCGCACGACCGTGCCTTCCTCGACGCCATCTGCACGCACATCCTGCACATCGAGGCGCGCACCAGCGAGTGGTACAAGGGCAACTACAGCGAGTTCGTGCCGCAGCGCGCCGAGCGTCGGCTCACGCGTGAGCGTGAACTGCAGCGGCAGATCGCCTATGTGAAGAAGGAGGAGGAGTACATCCGCCGGAACATCGCGGGCGTGAACTCGTTCCAGGCCAAGGGCAAGCGGAAGCGGCTGGAGCGGCTACCGCGACTGGCGCCGCCGCCGGGCGATCCCGCGGCGATGTCGCTGCGCTTTGAGCCCAATGAGCGCGGCGGTGACCAGGTTGTTGCGATCAAGGAGCTCAGCGTCGAGGTCCCCGGACGCGTGCTCGTCGAGCCGTTCACGGCCGTACTGCGCCGCAACGATTTCGTGGCGCTGGTCGGGCCCAACGGCGCCGGCAAGTCCACGTTCATCCGCACCATCCTCGGGGACCTGCCGGCGGCAAGCGGTGAATCCAAGGTCGGCAGCTCCATCACGCCGGCCTGGTTCCGTCAGGACCTCGCCGATCTGCCCCTGCGCAAGTCGCTGCACGACGCCATCCTCGACCAGCGCCCGCTCTGGAGTCGCGGCGCGGTGCAGAACCACCTAGGCGCCTTCGGCTTCAGTGGCGATGAAGTCTTTCGCGAGATCGGCACGCTCTCTGGCGGCGAGCGCGCGCGCATGGCGATGGCGCTGATTACGCTGTCGCACGCCAATCTTCTGGTCCTCGACGAACCCACCAACCACCTCGACGTGGAGAACATCGAGGCCTTAGAGGACGCACTCGAGGACTACGAGGGCAGTGTGCTGCTCGTGAGCCACGACCGTGCGTTCCTGCGCGAGGTCGCGACGCGCGTGTGGTTTTTTGATGGCACGAAGCTCGTGGACTTCGACGGCCCGTTCATCGAGTGGGAGACCTGGCGCAAGGACAAGGCCGCGCAGTCGGCACGCGCCGAGTCGGAGGCGGCGGAGCGCAAGCGGGCGGCCGAGAAGGAGAAGGCCAAGAAGCGCGCCGCGAACCAGGAAGACGACCACGCCGCCAAGCGGGCGCACAAGCGCGCGGTCGAGGACGCGGAGGCAGCGGCGAACCGTTGGGAGGAGCGGGTGAAGGAACTGGAGGCACAGCTCGCGGACACCGATCTGTACGACGGTTCCGCGGAGGGGGCCCAGACGGCAGCGCGCCTCGACCAGGAGCTGGCCAAGGCGCGCACGGCACTTGATGAGGCGATGGCCGCGTGGGCGGAAGCAGCCGAGGCTCTATCGATCGACCCGTAG
- a CDS encoding RHS repeat-associated core domain-containing protein yields MGTARTRRLTGDSITFGYDAAGRPSSVTFDRGTLGFSFNSLTGTLTSLSAPGGLGLALTYDGSLPTSLTWSGTVAGSTQRTAYSYDSHGALSAMLSRLGTDTLFRTSYTRDSLSRITQLIERIGAGTDTLAFAYDSVGRLSSVSRNGSVTASYTYDLNGNRATQVTSGGTLTATVDDQDRLLSYGTATYGYTAHGDLLWKAVGTDTTHYSYDALGNLVQVLLPDGTDIGYLIDAQNRRIGKTVNDTLVRAWLYQGQLTPVAELDGSGNVVSRFVYATGVNVPDYLVRGDSTYRLVRDHLGSVRLVVNVATGTVAQRIDYDAFGIEVQNTNPGWQPFGYAGGLGDAQTGLVRFGARDYDPVAGRWTAKDPIGFLSGSTSLYAYASGEPVNLVDYTGSIAVAPILWGAGAGAVGGALESIALQMLLNGCIDWSQVAIDATIGAAGGAAASALKIWNGVRRAAQSASGAERGGLNLYKYLDPTSTKASGWKEGDRFLNLPDRGSYKANWKQNASRLREEMRSGNPIFDSYRDARGELIPTKGFLNAERQLLENQGWRYSSSTGAWHPRGGL; encoded by the coding sequence TTGGGGACAGCACGTACACGGCGGCTGACCGGTGATTCGATCACCTTCGGCTACGACGCCGCCGGACGCCCGAGCTCGGTGACCTTCGACCGCGGCACGCTCGGTTTCAGCTTCAACAGCCTCACCGGCACGTTGACCTCGCTCAGCGCACCTGGCGGGCTGGGTCTAGCCCTCACCTACGACGGCTCGTTGCCAACCAGCCTGACCTGGTCCGGCACCGTGGCCGGCAGCACGCAGCGCACCGCGTACAGCTACGACAGCCATGGCGCGCTGAGCGCGATGCTCTCGCGTCTCGGCACCGACACGCTGTTCCGCACCAGCTACACGCGCGACTCGCTCTCGCGCATCACGCAGCTCATCGAGCGCATCGGCGCGGGCACCGACACCCTGGCCTTCGCCTACGACTCCGTGGGCCGGCTGAGCAGCGTGAGCCGCAACGGCAGCGTGACGGCGAGCTACACCTACGACCTCAACGGCAACCGGGCCACGCAGGTGACGTCCGGCGGCACGCTGACGGCGACCGTGGACGACCAGGACCGCCTGCTCAGCTACGGCACGGCCACCTACGGCTACACGGCCCACGGCGACCTGCTGTGGAAGGCCGTCGGCACGGACACCACGCACTACAGCTACGACGCGCTGGGGAACCTGGTGCAGGTGCTGCTGCCGGACGGGACCGACATCGGCTACCTGATCGACGCGCAGAACCGGCGGATCGGAAAGACGGTGAACGACACGCTGGTGCGGGCCTGGCTCTACCAGGGGCAGTTGACGCCGGTGGCGGAGCTGGACGGCAGCGGCAATGTGGTGAGCCGCTTCGTGTACGCGACGGGCGTGAACGTGCCGGACTACCTAGTGCGGGGGGACAGCACCTACCGGCTGGTGCGGGACCACCTGGGGAGCGTGCGGCTGGTGGTGAACGTGGCCACGGGGACGGTGGCGCAGCGGATCGACTACGACGCGTTCGGGATCGAGGTGCAGAACACGAACCCCGGGTGGCAGCCGTTCGGGTACGCGGGCGGGCTGGGGGACGCCCAGACGGGGCTGGTGCGGTTCGGGGCGCGGGACTACGACCCGGTGGCGGGGCGGTGGACGGCGAAGGATCCGATTGGGTTCCTCAGCGGCTCTACGAGTCTTTACGCGTACGCGAGCGGCGAACCAGTCAACCTAGTTGATTATACGGGGAGCATCGCAGTCGCGCCGATCCTGTGGGGCGCCGGGGCCGGAGCAGTCGGTGGTGCGCTCGAAAGCATAGCACTCCAGATGCTGCTCAACGGGTGCATCGACTGGTCGCAGGTAGCGATTGATGCCACGATTGGTGCTGCTGGAGGCGCAGCTGCAAGCGCCCTCAAGATCTGGAACGGAGTGAGGCGGGCCGCGCAGTCCGCGAGCGGCGCAGAACGCGGCGGTCTAAACCTGTACAAGTACCTCGATCCAACGTCTACGAAAGCATCGGGATGGAAGGAAGGCGATCGGTTCCTAAATCTTCCGGATCGAGGCAGCTACAAGGCCAACTGGAAGCAAAACGCGAGTCGGTTGCGCGAGGAGATGCGCAGTGGGAATCCAATCTTTGACTCTTATCGTGATGCGCGAGGAGAGCTGATTCCGACAAAGGGCTTCCTGAACGCGGAGCGACAGCTCTTAGAGAATCAGGGGTGGAGGTATAGCTCGTCGACTGGCGCGTGGCACCCACGAGGAGGACTCTGA
- a CDS encoding nucleotidyl transferase AbiEii/AbiGii toxin family protein, with translation MDEQFEFLRSIVERLEAVGIPYMLTGSLALAIWARPRMTRDVDVVIEADAAAVERLVAAFSSDSYIDRDAALDATTSGTMFNAVHLSSLLKADFILRRDDPYERTKFARRLQVELEGRAVAVISPEDLILSKLAWARESGSARQNEDVALLLRDIPELDRKYLRQWAAALGLTEALARSAHDD, from the coding sequence ATGGATGAGCAGTTCGAGTTCCTGCGCTCGATTGTCGAGCGGCTAGAGGCGGTCGGCATCCCCTACATGCTGACCGGCTCGCTGGCGCTCGCCATCTGGGCACGGCCCCGGATGACGCGCGACGTGGACGTCGTCATCGAGGCGGATGCGGCGGCGGTCGAGCGGCTGGTCGCCGCGTTCTCCAGCGACAGCTACATCGACCGCGACGCCGCGCTCGACGCCACCACCAGCGGCACGATGTTCAACGCGGTTCACCTCTCGTCGCTGCTGAAGGCCGACTTCATCCTCCGCCGCGACGACCCCTACGAGCGCACGAAGTTCGCACGGCGCCTCCAGGTGGAACTGGAGGGCAGGGCGGTGGCGGTCATCAGCCCCGAGGATCTGATCCTGAGCAAGCTGGCCTGGGCGCGCGAAAGCGGCTCGGCGCGCCAGAACGAGGACGTGGCGTTGCTGCTGCGCGACATCCCGGAGCTCGACCGCAAGTATCTGCGGCAGTGGGCGGCTGCGCTCGGGCTCACCGAGGCCCTGGCCCGGAGCGCGCACGATGACTGA
- a CDS encoding DUF4199 domain-containing protein, translating into MRRIVLTFGLIAGAVMSAMMLITIPFHEQLGDGTGMALGYTAMVLASVLIYVGIRQHRDVVLGGSISYWQGLKVGLLISAVAVACYVITWQVIYYGWFPDFAEVYGAEAVRRLQESGASAAEIAETTAEMQRFAELYKNPLVNIAFTILEPLPVVLLFSLVSAGLLRKPASAT; encoded by the coding sequence GTGCGTCGCATCGTACTGACATTTGGACTCATCGCCGGCGCCGTGATGTCGGCGATGATGCTGATCACCATTCCGTTCCACGAGCAGTTGGGCGATGGCACCGGGATGGCGCTGGGCTACACCGCGATGGTGCTGGCCTCGGTGCTCATCTACGTGGGCATTCGACAACACCGCGACGTGGTGCTGGGGGGCAGCATCAGCTACTGGCAGGGCCTGAAGGTGGGCCTGTTGATCTCGGCGGTGGCCGTGGCCTGCTATGTCATCACCTGGCAGGTCATCTACTACGGGTGGTTCCCTGACTTCGCGGAGGTCTACGGCGCGGAGGCGGTACGCCGGCTGCAGGAGAGCGGGGCATCGGCGGCGGAGATCGCCGAGACGACCGCGGAGATGCAGCGCTTTGCCGAACTCTACAAGAATCCACTGGTGAACATTGCATTCACGATCCTTGAGCCGCTTCCGGTCGTGTTGCTGTTCAGCCTGGTCTCGGCGGGACTGCTGCGGAAGCCAGCGTCAGCGACCTGA
- a CDS encoding response regulator transcription factor produces MATDPARGSSAVVRHVVVFGVVGGLAVAALRLVEYRWLVIDHSVEIYGGIVAAIFAGLGIWLGLRMTRREVVVREVLLPVEVPVPVGPEFVRDEAQLAAVGLTQREVEILELMAAGLSNREIAEKAFVSENTVKTHASRVLDKLGAARRTQAVQRAKELRLIP; encoded by the coding sequence ATGGCCACTGATCCTGCGCGCGGGTCGTCTGCAGTAGTCCGCCACGTCGTGGTGTTCGGCGTGGTTGGCGGCCTGGCCGTCGCTGCGCTGCGCCTCGTGGAGTACCGCTGGCTGGTCATCGACCACTCGGTGGAGATCTACGGCGGCATCGTGGCGGCGATCTTTGCGGGGCTTGGAATCTGGTTGGGGCTGCGAATGACGCGCCGCGAGGTGGTGGTGCGCGAAGTGCTGTTGCCGGTCGAGGTCCCCGTGCCGGTCGGCCCAGAGTTCGTGCGCGACGAGGCTCAACTGGCGGCTGTCGGGCTAACGCAGCGCGAGGTGGAGATCCTTGAACTGATGGCTGCTGGGCTGAGCAATCGTGAGATCGCCGAGAAGGCGTTCGTCAGCGAGAACACGGTGAAGACGCACGCCAGCCGGGTGCTGGACAAGCTTGGGGCGGCGAGGCGGACGCAGGCAGTGCAGCGGGCCAAGGAACTGCGGCTGATCCCGTAG
- a CDS encoding class I SAM-dependent methyltransferase, whose translation MSEPALRFADHFSGHAFSYAVHRPRYPAALYEWLSASSAGTELAWDVGTGNGQVAQGLATRFARVIATDPSEEQLSHAEPHARIKYQRTTYHPELSEASVDLVAVGQALHWFALDEFFGSVRRVLKPGGLFAAFAYTHSRVSPEIDTLMRHYHDVTVGPFWAPEHHWIHAGYRTMDLPIAEIEAPPFEIVERWSCAQYLGFLRTWSSVQRLIKAEGDAKVLAFEAQLTEVWGRQAERAVVWPLILRAGRLQ comes from the coding sequence GTGAGCGAGCCGGCGCTGCGTTTCGCCGATCACTTCTCGGGGCACGCGTTCTCGTACGCCGTGCATCGACCGCGGTATCCAGCGGCGCTGTACGAGTGGTTGTCCGCGTCGTCGGCCGGGACTGAGCTTGCCTGGGATGTCGGGACGGGGAACGGTCAGGTGGCGCAGGGCCTGGCGACGCGCTTTGCCCGCGTCATTGCGACGGACCCGAGCGAGGAACAGCTCTCGCACGCCGAGCCTCACGCGCGCATCAAGTATCAGCGCACGACCTATCACCCCGAGCTCTCCGAGGCGTCGGTTGACTTGGTGGCGGTCGGGCAGGCCCTGCACTGGTTTGCCCTGGACGAGTTTTTCGGGTCGGTGCGTCGTGTGCTCAAGCCAGGCGGACTGTTCGCGGCGTTCGCGTACACGCACAGCCGCGTCTCGCCTGAGATTGACACGCTGATGCGGCATTATCACGATGTCACCGTGGGACCCTTCTGGGCGCCAGAGCATCACTGGATCCACGCGGGCTACCGCACGATGGATCTGCCAATCGCGGAGATTGAAGCGCCGCCGTTCGAGATCGTCGAGCGCTGGAGTTGCGCGCAGTACCTGGGATTCCTGCGGACCTGGAGTTCGGTGCAGCGGCTCATCAAGGCCGAGGGCGATGCGAAGGTGCTGGCGTTCGAGGCGCAGCTCACCGAAGTGTGGGGCCGACAGGCGGAACGAGCGGTGGTATGGCCACTGATCCTGCGCGCGGGTCGTCTGCAGTAG
- a CDS encoding PD40 domain-containing protein, giving the protein MRRSRTVLAGMLGSLSLVTSAATAQGGTDVWVVSLSGSNNTLSVGRPVNLTKRPGYDNQPAFTADGKAVLFTSIRDDGPSDIWRVALDGSAATPFTRTPQSEYSATLMPDGRGVSVIRVELPDSTQRLWAFGPDGSAERVILPGLEPVGYHVWVGGSNIGAFVLGNPNALVLANPQTERVDTLARGIGRAFARVPGREAFTFVMAYRDSAVIHEVDVRTAAVRRLFPVPQGGEYHVWTKDGALIASAGSRLYLRVDDRWDVLADLAAYGARGITRLALSPAGDAIAFVADEGPAR; this is encoded by the coding sequence ATGCGTCGGAGTCGGACGGTGCTCGCAGGAATGCTCGGCTCGCTTTCCCTCGTGACGTCCGCCGCGACGGCGCAGGGCGGCACCGACGTTTGGGTGGTCTCGCTCAGCGGCAGCAACAACACGCTCAGCGTCGGGCGGCCGGTCAACCTGACCAAGCGCCCCGGCTACGACAACCAGCCGGCATTCACGGCGGACGGGAAGGCGGTGCTGTTCACATCCATTCGCGATGACGGCCCGTCGGACATCTGGCGCGTAGCGCTGGACGGATCGGCGGCGACGCCGTTCACGCGCACGCCGCAGAGCGAGTACTCGGCCACGCTGATGCCCGATGGCCGCGGTGTGAGCGTGATTCGGGTGGAACTACCCGACTCGACGCAGCGGCTCTGGGCCTTCGGGCCGGACGGCAGCGCCGAGCGGGTGATCCTGCCCGGGTTGGAGCCGGTGGGCTATCACGTGTGGGTGGGTGGCTCGAACATCGGCGCATTTGTGTTGGGGAATCCGAACGCGTTGGTGCTGGCCAATCCACAAACCGAGCGCGTGGACACCTTGGCGCGCGGCATCGGCCGCGCCTTCGCGCGGGTGCCGGGGCGCGAAGCCTTCACCTTCGTGATGGCGTACCGGGACTCCGCGGTGATCCACGAGGTGGACGTGCGCACGGCTGCCGTGCGTCGTCTCTTTCCGGTGCCGCAGGGTGGTGAGTACCACGTGTGGACCAAGGACGGCGCGCTGATCGCGTCGGCGGGCTCGCGGCTGTACCTGCGCGTGGATGATCGATGGGACGTGCTTGCGGACCTCGCGGCGTATGGTGCCCGGGGCATCACGCGATTGGCGTTGAGTCCTGCGGGCGACGCGATTGCGTTCGTGGCCGACGAGGGCCCGGCGCGGTGA